The Pelodiscus sinensis isolate JC-2024 chromosome 6, ASM4963464v1, whole genome shotgun sequence genome has a segment encoding these proteins:
- the MEX3C gene encoding RNA-binding E3 ubiquitin-protein ligase MEX3C produces MPSGSAAGPQGELPEAPRLPPPPLLLLQQPDTLLLRERLAGLGLHDHGLAGSGEAAARQQARQRLAGPDPGPDGAEEEEEVGDEAELEEEEEELLAGEEEEDPASLLLLSSSSSSPSQPGAPPPPPHPLLPGLGSVLLSPAAAFDAQEAAAAAGALYGADDPQGMMAAMLSHAYGGGLGGGPAAAPALNGEQAALLRRKSVNTTECVPVPSSEHVAEIVGRQGCKIKALRAKTNTYIKTPVRGEEPIFVVTGRKEDVAMAKREILSAAEHFSMIRASRNKNGPALGGLSCTPNLPGQTTVQVRVPYRVVGLVVGPKGATIKRIQQQTHTYIVTPSRDKEPVFEVTGMPENVDRAREEIEMHIAMRTGNYIELNEENDFHYNGTDVSFEGGTFGSAWLTSNPVPPSRTRMISNYRNDSSSSLGSGSTDSYFGSNRLADFSPTSPFSTGNFWFGETLPSIGTEDLAVDSPAYDSLPTPSQTIWTPFEPVTPLSGFGSDPTGNMKTQRRGSQPSTPRLSPTFPETLEHPLARRVRSDPPSTCNQAGLPIYIPAFSNGTNSYSSSNGGSTSSSPPESRRKHDCVICFENEVIAALVPCGHNLFCMECANKICEKETPSCPVCQTAVTQAIQIHS; encoded by the exons ATGCCGAGCGGCAGCGCCGCCGGCCCCCAGGGGGAACTCCCCGAAGCCCCGCGCCTGcccccgccgccgctgctgctgctccagcagccggaCACCCTGCTCCTGCGGGAGCGCCTGGCCGGGCTGGGCCTCCACGATCACGGCCTAGCGGGCAGCGGGGAGGCGGCCgcccggcagcaggcccggcagCGGCTGGCGGGGCCCGACCCGGGTCCCGAcggggcggaggaggaggaggaggtcggGGACGAAgcggagctggaggaggaggaggaggagctgctggcgggggaggaggaggaggacccggcctcgctgctgctgctctcgTCTTCCTCTTCCTCGCCCTCGCAGCCGGGggccccgccgccgcctcctcacCCCTTGCTGCCCGGCCTCGGCTCCGTGCTGCTCTCCCCGGCCGCCGCCTTCGATGCccaggaggcggcggcggcggccgggGCGCTGTACGGGGCGGACGATCCCCAGGGCATGATGGCGGCGATGCTGTCCCACGCCTACGGGGGCGGCCTAGGCGGGGGGCCGGCGGCGGCCCCGGCTCTGAACGGCGAGCAGGCGGCGCTGCTGCGGAGGAAGAGCGTCAACACCACCGAGTGCGTCCCGGTGCCCAGCTCCGAGCATGTGGCCGAGATCGTCGGCCGGCAGG GTTGCAAAATAAAAGCGTTAAGGGCCAAGACAAATACTTATATTAAGACCCCTGTTCGTGGAGAAGAACCCATTTTTGTCGTCACTGGACGGAAAGAGGATGTAGCCATGGCCAAAAGGGAAATTCTCTCAGCTGCTGAACACTTCTCCATGATCAGAGCATCACGCAACAAAAATGGTCCTGCTCTGGGTGGGTTGTCATGTACTCCCAACCTGCCAGGTCAGACTACAGTCCAAGTCAGGGTGCCTTACCGTGTAGTTGGGCTAGTGGTTGGACCCAAAGGAGCTACAATCAAAAGAATTCAGCAGCAGACCCACACGTATATAGTTACTCCCAGCAGAGACAAGGAGCCAGTCTTTGAGGTTACCGGGATGCCTGAAAATGTAGACCGTGCACGTGAAGAAATAGAAATGCATATTGCCATGCGCACTGGAAACTACATTGAGCTGAATGAAGAAAATGATTTCCATTACAATGGTACAGATGTGAGCTTTGAAGGAGGCACTTTCGGATCTGCGTGGCTTACTTCCAATCCTGTCCCCCCTAGCCGCACCAGAATGATTTCTAATTATAGAAATGACAGCTCCAGCTCCTTAGGAAGTGGCTCCACTGATTCTTATTTTGGAAGCAATAGATTGGCTGACTTCAgccctacaagtccattcagcaCAGGAAACTTTTGGTTTGGAGAAACGTTGCCTTCTATAGGCACAGAAGATCTTGCAGTTGACTCTCCTGCGTATGACTCCTTACCAACACCTTCCCAAACCATCTGGACCCCTTTTGAACCAGTAACCCCACTCTCTGGCTTTGGTAGTGACCCTACTGGTAACATGAAGACTCAGCGTCGAGGGAGTCAGCCATCTACTCCTCGTCTGTCACCTACATTTCCTGAAACTCTGGAACATCCACTTGCTAGGAGAGTGAGAAGTGACCCACCCAGTACATGCAACCAGGCTGGCCTTCCAATATACATCCCTGCATTTTCTAATGGTACCAACAGTTACTCCTCTTCCAATGGCGGTTCCACATCCAGTTCACCACCCGAATCTAGACGAAAGCATGACTGTGTGATATGCTTTGAGAATGAAGTTATTGCTGCCCTAGTTCCTTGTGGCCACAATCTCTTCTGTATGGAATGTGCCAACAAGATCTGTGAAAAAGAAACGCCATCGTGTCCAGTTTGCCAGACAGCTGTTACTCAGGCAATCCAAATTCACTCTTAA